One Aegilops tauschii subsp. strangulata cultivar AL8/78 chromosome 2, Aet v6.0, whole genome shotgun sequence genomic window, AGTGCCTGCCACCCGAGTTCATCACTTAACGATTTAATATGAATTAAAATTAGAGGCTGATTTCACCACTTCCTTGCCGGACGCTTCCCCTTGGACTCTCTGGTGAAATACCAAGGCAAATAGGAGAGCTAGAAAATCTTGTGACACTTAAGTTATCAATCAACAACTTGTCTGGTCCCATCCCCAGTGAACTAGGCTACCTAAAGAAGCTTGTCAGGTTAGATTTTTTCCACAACAACCTCATAGGCTCCATTCCAAGAGATTTAGGGAATCTCACTAAACTCACCATCTTGTACCTTACTGGAAATTATTTATCTGgatatcttcctcgagaactatgTTACCTGGTGAATTTACGAGAGCTGTCCCTTGATGCAAATGAACTCACGGGTTCCATCCCTGATACCTTTGGGAGTCTAGTTAACCTCACTTGCTTGTATCTCTGGGATAACAAACTTTTTGGGCATATTCCTGTAGAACTAGGTTACCTGGTGAATTTAGAAGACTTAGATCTTAGCAGCAACAAACTCACTGGTtccatccctaatacctttgggAGTTTGGTTAAACTCACTGGCTTGTACCTAAGGGATAACCAACTTTCTGGATTTATTCCTCGAGAAATAGGTTACCTGGTGAAACTAGAAGAACTGTATATCAGTAATAACACAATCATGGGTTCCATCCCGGATACCTTTGGAAACTTGACTAAGCTCACTACCTTGCAACTCAGTGAGAATCAATTGTTTGGACATGTCCCTCAAGAAATCGGCAACTTAACGAATCTTGAGAAACTCGAGTTCTCCAATAACTACCTCTCCGGTCCTCTGCCACCCAATTTGTGCATTAGTGGTCGGCTCAAGAATTTTACTGCAGAAGTTAACTACCTGAATGGACCTTTGCCATCAAGCTTGTTAAACTGTAGAAGCCTTGTCAGAGTTCGTCTTGAAATGAATCAACTAGAAGGAGATATTTCTGAGATGGGAGCCCATCCAAATCTAGTGTACTTAGATATGAAATCAAATAAACTGTTTGGTCAATTATCTTATAAATGGGGAGAGTCTCGTAAGCTTAACAAGCTAAGTATCTCAAACAACAACATCACAGGTAAAATACCCGCAAGTATGGGGCAAATGTTTCAACTACAGATACTTGATCTTTCATCAAACAAGCTTGAGGGAGAGATTCCAAGTGAACTGGGAAAACTTAAAAAGTTGTTCTACCCGAGCCTCGCAGATAATTCACTCCATGGAAGCATACCACAAGAAATTTGGTCCCTGTCTAGTTTGGAGTTTTTGGATTTTTCCTCAAATTACCTAAGTGGTTTGGTACAAGGATCAATTGAGAATTGTTTGATGCTTCACTCATTTAATTTGAGACACAATAACTTCAAAGGAAGCATTCCTCCTATTCTAGGGGCATTGCACAACTTACAAGACAAGTTGGATTTAAGTGATAATTCATTTGTTGGGGCAATACCAAGCCAACTTAGTGATCTGACCATGCTAGAAACTTTGAATCTTTCAAACAATGTACTTACTGGCTTGATCCCGTCATCATTTAAGGGAATGGAAAGCTTGACATTGATTGATTTATCTTATAATGAATTAGAAGGGCCAGTACCAGAGAGTAAGCTCTTCCGAGGAGCTCCAATCCAATGGTTCATGCATAATAATATGATATGTGGTGTTGTGAAAGGATTGCCCCCTTGTAGTAGTGCAACTCAGAATGGAGGGAAAATGAAAGGATACAAAACACTTGCACTAGCCATGGTTACTACTACGATATGTCTTGTTCTTGTTGTATCTATATTGGTGTTCCGACATGAGAGGAACAAATCAAAGTCAATTGTCAATTCTAGAGTTACACAAGAAAAATTATTCTCTATTTGGAGTTTTGATGGGGAAAATGTGTTCAAGAAAATTGTGGAAGCAACCAACAATTTTAGTGAGACACATTGCATAGGGACCGGGGGATACGGgtctgtctacaaagctagagtTTCAACATGTGAAATATTTGCGGTGAAGAAGATACATACGATACAAGATGATTGTTATGTCAACGAGGCAATGTTCAATTCTGAAATAGAGGCATTGGTGTGGATTCGACATCGAAACATCGTTAAGCTATTTGGGTATTGTTCATCTAGACAAGGAAGGTTCCTTATCTATGAATATATGGAGAGAGGCGACTTAGCAGAAATATTGAGATCCAATGCAAGAGCAATCGAGTTAGATTGGAGAAGGCGGATACATATTGTACTGGACGTGATTCATGCTTTGGCATACATGCATCATGATTGTTCGTCACCAGTAGTCCACAGAGATATAACGAGCAACAACATTTTGCTTGATGTGGAATTTCGAGCTTGCATTTCTGACTTCGGTACTGCTAAAATTCTCGATATTGATGGCCAGAATATAACAAGGCTTGCGGGGACAAAAGGCTATCTTGCCCCAGGTAAACAAAAATCAAAACTTAACAACTAGTTTTGTGAATGTGATGTATTGTGATCATTATGATGAACTTTGATCAATTTACTTGCAACACATACATATGCTAATTAGATTATAATAATTGCAGAGCTAGCATATACAGACAATGTGACAGAGAAATGTGATCTATATAGCTTTGGAGTGCTTGTTTTGGAGTTATTTGCAGGATGCCATCCAGGCGATTTGCTCTCATCCCTCTCGTTGAGAACCAAAAATAATGATGTTTACTTAAAGGATCTGCTGGACTTGAGGCTCGTGCTACCAGATGCCGCAACCACTAGAGAAATACACTCCATGCTCAGTGTTGCAGTTCAATGCCTTGAGCCAAGTCCATCACGCAGGCCAACGGCACGGCATGCCAGTGAGGAGTTATCCACGATTAAAGCATGTGCAAATCATATTGATtttatacatgctaggctcatcattCCTACACAGGAGTGCCTATGTCTATGGATGACGTGATTGTGCCATGTAATTTCTTCTATACCAGCTACGTACTTCCTTGGAAAGCATAGTGAACTTGAACTAATGTAAGCATCTTAGTACCATAATTAAACTAGTGTATAATTCTTGTTAATATTATACAATgcaggatgtagggttttacctcatgacgagggcccgaacctgggtaaaacatcgtgccCCTACTTCTCCTGTAACCATCTAGCTCAGATCACcaagcttgggaccccctacctgagatctgccAGTTTTAGCACCGACACTACTCTAATCCATATGCAAACGTTGTTCCTACATAGATCAACATAGAGCGTATAAATCTGGCATAGATAACATATAAATATAATCTGATTGGACATAGAAACTTAACATAATCCGATCGAAAAGTGCCTGCCACCCGAGTTCATCACTTAACGATTTAATATGAATTAAAATTAGAGGCTGATTTCACCACTTCCTTGCCGGACGCTTCCCCTTGGGGTCTCGGTGGCTGGACTCGGCGTAGGCGTCGGTGTCCCCGGGCGCGTCACCATCATCATCGCTGTTCGAAGCGGAGGAGGACGACGATATGAAGATGCCCGCCATGTGCCAGGCGGCGCGGGTCTGCTCCCCTCGGAGCCGTACTCCTTTCTTCGCCGTCGTCGCTGGCTGCATCGCCAACCACTCCTACTCCTGGAGCGCCATGCGGAGCACCTGGCATTTTGCGGCAATGACGACGGGCGCCCGTCTCTGCGGAAGTGTAGGAGCAATATCTATGTCTTCTACAGTCCTTTTTTTGGCATGAATATACGATGGAAGCAATATCTGTATATGCATGACTCTGCTGGTTTTTTCAGAAATGATCGTTTTTTTTAACAGCAATCTGCAAGCACAGTGAGCGTGCTACAACATGATCGTGTCCACTAAATATATACATTTGTGAAACATGTCGGCAAGCCGTATTTCCTTTGAATAGTATCTGAAGCTCAATATCAAGTGCCCATGTCTAACCTTCCGTGGAGTCCAACTTTTCAGCTGGAATCAAACAGATCATTGGCACCCATCAAGTCCAACTTTTCAGCAGGAATCAGACTTTTTTTGCCTTTCCTTGGACCTCGGCGGACGACCTGTCCTGATCGCACGTGCTATAATATGATTGGCGTACACGCAGCAAACGAGGACCAACGTAGCGTCTCGAGCCGTATGTCGGTATGTGTAGCTGTCTCAAGACTCAAGAGTCGTGCGTGGGAAGAACACCCATGAGAATGCTACATGGATCATCATGAAACAAATATAAGATGACTCCATGACGTTCACAGGGACAAACCAAGAAGTAACTCCTACCATGCAAGTCATGGAGACCTCCCCTCTCCTCCAACTCATCTCACTCGCTCTCCTACTAGCCTGGTTTCCACCAGCCAGGGCTTTTGTGCCGTCACTGCTGGAAGAGCAAGCAGTAGCCCTCCTCGCAAGCCACCCAGCCCAGCTGCAATCCTGGGGAAGGGGAAACAGCGGTACATCTCCGTGCAGCTGGCATGGCATCAAGTGCAGCACCGGCAAGCTTGAGGCAAGGAACCAGGAGGTGGTCACCGAGATCTCTCTCCCGGGGCTGCGGCTGAGAGGGGAGCTCGATCAGCACCCTCAACTTCACGGCGTTGTGTACTCTTACGAGTATCCACCTCTCCAGCAATCAGATAAGGGGCTCCTTTCCACCCGCTTTAGCATCATCCTTCCCTAACCTGTGGCACCTAATGCTCAGGAGAATGAGCTTTCTGGTGAAAGACCATGGCAAATAAAACACCTAGAGAGTCTAGTGGGGCTTGGCTTGTCAGCCAATCACTTATCTGGTCCCATCCCCACTGAACTAGGCTACCTACAGAAACTAGTTACGGTAGATTTTACCAGCAACAACCTCACAGGCCGTATTCCAAGAAGTTTAGGGAATTTCACTAAACTCACTATCTTGTACCTTGGTGGTAACAAATTATCTGGATATATCCCTCAAGAACTAGGTCATCTCTTGAATTTGCAAGAGTTGTCTCTTAGGCAAAATAACCTCACTGGTTCCATTCCAAATACTTTTCGGGGTTTGATTAACCTCACTGCCTTGTACCTATGGGGTAACCAACTTTCTGGGCATATTCCTCCAGAACTAGGTTACCTTGTAAGTCTGGAAATATTAGATCTTAACTCCAACAAGCTCAAGGGTTCCATCCCCGATACCTTTGGGAGTCTGAATAACTTCACTGTTTTGTATCTATGGGATAATCAACTTTCCGGCAAGTTCCTCGAGAACTAGGTGACCTACTGAATCTTGAAGATTTGGATCCTAACAAGACCAATTCATGGGATCCATTCCCCCTAGATTTGGGAATTTGACTAAGCTCACAACATTGTACGTCCACCGTAATAAATTCTCAGgatatcttcctcgagaactaggTTACTTGGTTTACAAATGTTGGATCTtagcgccaacaaactcatgggtTCCATCCCCGATTCCTTTGGTGGCCTAATTAACCTCAGTGGCCTGTATCTATGGGATAACCAACTTTCCGGGCATGTTCCTCGAGAACTAGGTTACCTCGTGAATCTAGAAAATTTGGAACTTAACAAGAACCAACTTTCTGGGCGTATTCCTTGAGAACTAGGTAATTAACCTGGCAAAAATAATCTTGTAGGTTCCATTCTCAACTTCTTTGGAAATTCCAGTAAGCTCACTACCATGTTCCTTGCTAGTAATCAGTTCTTAGGATGTCTTCCACAAGAAATAGGTTTGCTGGTGAATTTACAACGTCTGGATCTTAGCACAAACAAATTGATAGGCTCTATCCCCAATATCTTTGGAAATTTGACAAAGCTCACCACCTTGCAACTCAGTTACAATCAATTCTCCGGAGAAGCTCCTCGAGAAATTGGCACCTTAATGGATCTCGAGCTATTGCAGTTGGATGGTAACAATATATCTGGTCCTTTGCCACCTGACTTGTGCGCTGGAGGGCGGTTGAAGAATTTAACTGGATCTGATAATAATCTGAATGGACAACTTCCATCAAGTTTGATACATTGCCGAACCCTAGTCAGAGTTCGTATTGAAAGGAATCAGATAGAGGGAGATATCTCTGCTTTAGGAGTTCATCCTAATCTGGTGTATATGGATATGAGCTCGAATAAACTGTTTGGTCAATTATCTTATAACTAGGGGCAATGTCATAATCTTACGATGCTAGCATCTCAAACAACAACCTTACGGGGAGGATACCCGCATGTATGGGGAGACTATCTCAGATAGGGCTTCTTGACCTTTCATCAAACAAGCTTGAAGGATATATTCCAAATGAACTAGGAAATCTAAGAAGGGTATTCCGTTTGAGCCTCGTGGATAATTTTCTCCACGGAAGCATTCCACAAGAAATTGGGGCACTATCCAATCTGAAGTTGTTGGATTTGTCATCAAATAACTTGAGTGGTTTGATGCAAGGATCAATTGAGAATTTCTTAAAACTGCTCTCATTGAATTTAAGTCACAATAACTTCAAAGGAAATATCCCTATCATGCTACAGTTATTGCGCAACTTACATATCACGTTGGACTTGAGTGATAATTCATTTATTGGGGCAATACCAAGCGAACTTAGTGGTCTGATCATGCTAGATACTTTGAATCTTTCACACAATGAACTTAGTGGCTCCATCCTGTCATCATTTCAGAGTATGGAAAGCCTGACAACCATTGATGTATCTTACAATGAATTGGTAGGACCAGTCCCAAAGAGTAAGCTCTTCCAAGGAGCTCCACTGAAGTGGTTTATGCATAATAAGATGTTATGTGGTGTAGTGAAAGGATTGGCTCCATGTAGTAGTGTAACTGAAATTGGGGGAAGAAGGAAAGGACACAAAACACTTGTAGTAGTAGTGGTTGCTACTCTGATATTCCTTGGGCTTGTTGTAGTGATATTGATGTTCCGACATGAAAGCAAGAAACCCAAGGAAATTAACACAATTAATGTAACTCAAAGAAAAGGCCTTCTCTATTTGGAGTTTTGATGGGGGAAATGTATATAAGCAAATTGTTGAAGCTACCAACAATTTCAGCGACGTACATTGCATAGGAACAGGGGGACATGGATATGTCTACAAAGCTACACTTGCAACATCTGAAATATTTGCAGTGAGGAAGATCCAAATGATTGAAGATGACTGTTGCATGAATGAGTCATTGTTCAATCGTGAAATCGAGGCATTGGTACAGATTCTTCATCAAAACATTGTAAAACTATTTGGATATTATTCCTCTAGTCAAGGAAGGTTTCTTATCTACGAATATATGGATAGAGGAAACTTGGCAGAAACACTAAGGGTCGATGAAAGGGCAGTTGGATTGGACTGGAGTAGGCGGGTAAATATTGTGCTGGATGTGATTCATGCTTTGGCATACATGCATAATGATTGTTCGGCACCAATAGTCCACAGAGATATAACAAGCAACAACATTTTGCTTGATATGGAATTTAGGGCTTGCATCTCTGACATTGGTACAGCTAAAATTCTCAATATTGATGACCAAAATCTCACAAGGCTCGCTGGGACGAAAGGCTATATAGCTCCAGGTAAACAAAAATAATCAAACGTTATCAAATACTTTTGCAGTTTTAGTAGTACATATGTTCGTTTTGATGTATTGTCATCATTTTCATAACAAATTAACTTTTGATATGCACTAATTATTTCATATAAATTCCAGAGCTAGCATACATTGAGAATGTGACAGAGAAGTGTAATGTATACAGTTTTGGAGTACTTGTTCTAGAGTTATTTATGGGGTCCCATCCAGGCGATTTGCTCGCATCCCTCTTGATGGCTCCCAAGAAAACACATCTGTACCTGCAAGATCTTTTAGACTCCAGGCTCATGCTACCAGATGCTGAAAGAGCTAGAAAAATATACATAATGATCAATGTTCTTGTTAAGTGCTTGGAGCCAAACCCATCACGTAGACCAACGGCACAACACGTTAGTGATGAGCTTGGGATTAAAACTTGCGAAGATTATGTTGATTATCTACAAGCTACTTTCACCATTCCAATCCAGTAGTGCATGTGGCTATGCATGATGAATTAACATGTTGATGAAGCTATGACCTCTAATTATATAGTCAGGGAGGACGAATTCGTCCCATTAGTCATAGGGTGGGTTACACCGACGACTGGAGTCAACCAACAATACATGCGAGTACATTGAATTGAAGTACAAGAAAAGAATACCACTATATATAGTAGGTCCATTTGTACCTTTTTGGTTGAGAATTATATATGTGGCTACTACTGTTTTTCCCGTCTGTATGTTCCCAATAACTAACTATTGCTGACCACTCTCCATAGGGAT contains:
- the LOC141040591 gene encoding uncharacterized protein; the encoded protein is MPRLISPLPCRTLPLGLSGEIPRQIGELENLVTLKLSINNLSGPIPSELGYLKKLVRLDFFHNNLIGSIPRDLGNLTKLTILYLTGNYLSGYLPRELCYLVNLRELSLDANELTGSIPDTFGSLVNLTCLYLWDNKLFGHIPVELGYLVNLEDLDLSSNKLTGSIPNTFGSLVKLTGLYLRDNQLSGFIPREIGYLVKLEELYISNNTIMGSIPDTFGNLTKLTTLQLSENQLFGHVPQEIGNLTNLEKLEFSNNYLSGPLPPNLCISGRLKNFTAEVNYLNGPLPSSLLNCRSLVRVRLEMNQLEGDISEMGAHPNLVYLDMKSNKLFGQLSYKWGESRKLNKLSISNNNITGKIPASMGQMFQLQILDLSSNKLEGEIPSELGKLKKLFYPSLADNSLHGSIPQEIWSLSSLEFLDFSSNYLSGLVQGSIENCLMLHSFNLRHNNFKGSIPPILGALHNLQDKLDLSDNSFVGAIPSQLSDLTMLETLNLSNNVLTGLIPSSFKGMESLTLIDLSYNELEGPVPESKLFRGAPIQWFMHNNMICGVVKGLPPCSSATQNGGKMKGYKTLALAMVTTTICLVLVVSILVFRHERNKSKSIVNSRVTQEKLFSIWSFDGENVFKKIVEATNNFSETHCIGTGGYGSVYKARVSTCEIFAVKKIHTIQDDCYVNEAMFNSEIEALVWIRHRNIVKLFGYCSSRQGRFLIYEYMERGDLAEILRSNARAIELDWRRRIHIVLDVIHALAYMHHDCSSPVVHRDITSNNILLDVEFRACISDFGTAKILDIDGQNITRLAGTKGYLAPELAYTDNVTEKCDLYSFGVLVLELFAGCHPGDLLSSLSLRTKNNDVYLKDLLDLRLVLPDAATTREIHSMLSVAVQCLEPSPSRRPTARHASEELSTIKACANHIDFIHARLIIPTQECLCLWMT